Genomic window (Cellulosilyticum lentocellum DSM 5427):
CAGCCACTGGTGCAAGCCATGTTGGGAACTGTCCTGCATACTTTTCAATAAGCATAGCAAGTGTTCTTTCATAGCAGCCAATAGATGTACGGTGAATGATAAGTGGATGTTTTTTCTCACCATCTGCATCAATATAAGTCATACCAAGCCTTTCTCCAAGAGCAAAGTCGATTTGTACAGTAATGATTGTATCTTCTTTACCATGTACATTTTTAAATTGAATATCAAGTTTTGGTCCATAGAAAGCAGCTTCACCTACAGCTTCTTCATAATTAATTTGTAAGTGATCTAATATATTTCTCATGAGACCTTCTGTTCTTTCCCAAGCCTCTGGATCATTAATATATTTTCCAGTATTTGCTGGATCCCATTTAGAGAAACGGTAGCTGATATCATTTTCAATGCCAAGTGTTGCCATCATGTAATTGATTAGCTCAATAACACCTCTAAATTCATCTTCTAATTGTTCTGGTGTACATACAAGATGCCCTTCAGAAATAGTGAACTGTCTGACACGAATAAGACCATGCATTTCACCTGATGATTCATTTCTAAATAAAGTAGAAGTTTCACCATAACGAATTGGGAGATCACGATAGCTGTGTTGTTCTGCATTATAAACTGTGAATTGGAATGGACATGTCATAGGACGAAGTGCAAATACCTCTTTATCCTTTTCTTCATCTCCAAGTACGAACATACCATCTTTATAGTGATCCCAGTGACCTGACATTTTGTAAAGATCACTTTTAGCCATAAGAGGTGTTTTAGTTAATACATAACCTCTTTTTTCTTCCTCATCTTCTACAAAACGTTGAAGGGTTTGAACAATTCTAGCACCTTTTGGCATAAGTAAGGGTAGACCCTGACCCACTTTTTCATCTGTTGTAAAAAGTTTAAGTTCACGACCAAGCTTGTTGTGATCACGTTTTTTAGCTTCTTCTAAAGCTTCAAGATGAGCTGCTAAATCTGCTTTTTTAGTAAATGCTGTTGCGTATATACGCGCAAGCATTTTGTTCTTTTCATTCCCTTTCCAGTAAGCACCTGCTGCTGATAAGATTTTGAACGCTTCTACAGGTTTTGTACTCATAAGGTGTGGTCCTGCGCAAAGATCAACAAAGTCGCCTTGTTTGTAAAAAGTGATTTTCTCACCTTCTGGAAGCTCACGTATTAATTCTACTTTATATGGTTCTTCTGCTTCTTCCATTAATTTAATAGCTTCTTCTCTAGGAAGTTCAAATCTTTCAATAGGAAGTTTTTCTTTAACGATTTTCTTCATTTCAGCTTCAATTTTTTCAAAATCTGCTTCTACAAAGTGTCTTTCTGTATCAAAATCATAATAAAAACCATCCTCAATAGCTGGTCCAATTGCAAGTTTCACTTCTGGGAAAACCCTTTTTACAGCCTGAGCTAAAATATGAGCTGCTGTATGACGGAATGCCCATTTTCCTTCCTTATCATTAAATGTAAGGATTTCAAGGTTGCAATCTCCATTAAGTTCTGTTCTAAGGTCTACCATTTCCCCATTTACTTTACCTGCACATGCCATTCTTGCAAGTCCTGCGCTAAGTTCTTCTGCTACGCCAAGGACAGTAATGCCTTTTTGACACTCTTTAACACTGCCATCTTTTAATGTAATTTTAATCATTATTTCTACTCCTTTCAAATTTAAACTATTTTAACCCATGAATGATTATTTAATTAAAAGAACCTAAAAAACCCCGTCCCTTTTTAAATAATCATCTTATTTAAAAAGGGACGGGGATATGTATTCCCGCGGTTCCACCCTTGTTACTTTGCTTGGCTAAGTTATATGAATGCTTCCTCCCTATAAAGAACTATTCATTCATGCTTAAACTTACCAAAGTTAAAGTCACTCGCTTTACTGACGATAACGGGGTCACCGAATTGTTTTACAATCACTCCGAGGTAGTCTTCACTTATAGTCTTTAAAGATGCTCCCACCACTGCATCTTCTCTCTGAAAAAGCTTTTATAAGTTACTCGTCTCATCATTGTTTTTTGGTATTCACTAATAAATATAAATATTATAGGTATTAACAAATTCTTCTTATTTAAAATAAGTTATTCGTCATTCTTAATGTAATTATTCTAATCAATTGATGCCGTTATGTCAATATTGTTTGATTGTTATTTCTAGGAATCTATTTCCTTATTTATATCATTTCTTTTAATATACCATATGTCCAATACTTACTATGCTCAAAGTTACTGTTCTTTATCTTAGAGCTTAGAATCATATCAATATTAATCTATTGCCACTACTAATTTCCTCTATTGACCCTGAAAACTCTTAAATAATAAAAGATTTATCTGAATATCAAAAAAGAGTAAACCTTATTATGCAAGCTTTACCCTCTTTTACCGGATTGGATAGTGATTTTATTTTAGATTAAGTAACTTAATTAAACTACTGTTTTAGGATTCGAACCATATTGATTATTACTACTATCCCCCTCAGTACAGACTAAAACTAATAACCAAATTGGACCAACTAAAGGAATTAGGGCTATAAACCACCACCAACCTGATTTTCCTATATCATGTAATCTTCTTATACAAACCGCTATTCCTGGTATAAGTACGGCTAGCGAATAAATAGTACTTAATATACTGGTCTTAAGAATTGTCGCTAAAAAC
Coding sequences:
- the thrS gene encoding threonine--tRNA ligase: MIKITLKDGSVKECQKGITVLGVAEELSAGLARMACAGKVNGEMVDLRTELNGDCNLEILTFNDKEGKWAFRHTAAHILAQAVKRVFPEVKLAIGPAIEDGFYYDFDTERHFVEADFEKIEAEMKKIVKEKLPIERFELPREEAIKLMEEAEEPYKVELIRELPEGEKITFYKQGDFVDLCAGPHLMSTKPVEAFKILSAAGAYWKGNEKNKMLARIYATAFTKKADLAAHLEALEEAKKRDHNKLGRELKLFTTDEKVGQGLPLLMPKGARIVQTLQRFVEDEEEKRGYVLTKTPLMAKSDLYKMSGHWDHYKDGMFVLGDEEKDKEVFALRPMTCPFQFTVYNAEQHSYRDLPIRYGETSTLFRNESSGEMHGLIRVRQFTISEGHLVCTPEQLEDEFRGVIELINYMMATLGIENDISYRFSKWDPANTGKYINDPEAWERTEGLMRNILDHLQINYEEAVGEAAFYGPKLDIQFKNVHGKEDTIITVQIDFALGERLGMTYIDADGEKKHPLIIHRTSIGCYERTLAMLIEKYAGQFPTWLAPVAVKVLPLSDKYADYAAEVVKAFKDHGILKVEADYRTEKIGYKIREARMERIPYIVVVGAEEMENKTVSVRSRQKGDEGVQSLESFVNRVDEEIKTKFNYLKHMEIEENK
- a CDS encoding DUF805 domain-containing protein; amino-acid sequence: MEWYVGVLKKYADFSGRARRKEYWMFFLINIIIGIVLGFLATILKTSILSTIYSLAVLIPGIAVCIRRLHDIGKSGWWWFIALIPLVGPIWLLVLVCTEGDSSNNQYGSNPKTVV